One genomic region from Bactrocera tryoni isolate S06 chromosome 3, CSIRO_BtryS06_freeze2, whole genome shotgun sequence encodes:
- the LOC120772058 gene encoding endocuticle structural glycoprotein ABD-4, translating to MNTFLLVCAIGLFLAVTSCQSQHHHGHPNQNNIPRDEKVSDHRDHHRESTTWIPILKYNKEQSEDGSYKTEYETGNNIVHEETGFLKDFSETNPNGVLVQHGQYSYQSPEGDVVNVQYTADENGFRATGDHIPTPPAIPDEIQKGLDQIYAGIKLQQERLEQRAKSDPDFARKLEERRLANKNGQYIGPLENA from the exons ATGAACACATTT TTGTTGGTGTGCGCCATTGGCCTATTCCTTGCAGTCACATCCTGTCAGTCGCAACACCATCACGGTCACCCGAATCAAAATAACATACCGCGCGACGAAAAGGTTTCCGATCATCGGGATCATCATCGCGAAAGCACCACTTGGATACCGATACTCAAGTACAATAAGGAACAGAGTGAAGATGGCAGCTATAAGACCGAATACGAAACCGGCAATAATATTGTGCACGAAGAGACCGGTTTCCTGAAGGATTTCTCAGAGACAAACCCCAACGGCGTGCTGGTGCAGCATGGTCAATACTCTTACCAATCGCCCGAGGGTGATGTCGTTAACGTACAATATACTGCCGATGAGAATGGTTTCCGTGCGACAGGCGATCACATACCCACACCACCCGCCATACCGGATGAAATACAAAAGGGCTTGGATCAAATCTATGCAGGCATAAAATTGCAACAGGAGCGTCTGGAGCAGCGCGCCAAGAGCGATCCTGACTTTGCCAGAAAACTGGAAGAGCGCCGTTTGGCCAATAAGAATGGTCAATATATAGGGCCATTGGAAAATGCTTAA